In one Thermodesulfobium acidiphilum genomic region, the following are encoded:
- a CDS encoding response regulator transcription factor codes for MDNKILLVEDDIDISNNIKTFLSLNGFKVVQAFSAGDTFDIFDEKEISLIILDLMLPDMFGSEILKVLRARGIKIPILVLSALSEEHNKVSLLELGADDYLTKPFGMKELLARIKSLIRRKDGFGLVAEKGPFRVDREKSQIHFHGNLMNLTATEYKLLLFLFENSGRTFSREKLIDKVWGEEYFVEARMVDVYIRRLREKIEADPSNPQILKTRRGFGYVLEI; via the coding sequence ATGGACAATAAAATTCTTTTAGTTGAAGACGATATTGATATATCAAATAATATAAAGACTTTCTTAAGCCTAAACGGCTTTAAAGTTGTTCAAGCTTTTAGTGCAGGCGATACATTTGACATTTTTGATGAAAAAGAAATTTCTCTTATAATACTTGACTTGATGCTTCCAGATATGTTTGGTTCTGAAATACTTAAAGTTTTAAGGGCAAGGGGGATAAAAATTCCTATTTTGGTCCTTTCGGCGCTTTCAGAAGAACACAATAAAGTTAGTTTATTAGAGTTGGGGGCTGATGATTATCTGACGAAGCCTTTTGGAATGAAAGAGTTACTTGCAAGGATAAAGAGTCTTATCAGAAGAAAAGATGGCTTTGGTTTGGTAGCTGAGAAGGGACCATTCAGAGTAGACAGGGAGAAGAGTCAGATTCATTTCCACGGAAATTTGATGAATTTAACTGCTACTGAGTATAAATTGTTGCTCTTTCTTTTTGAAAATAGTGGGAGGACTTTCTCCAGAGAAAAGCTTATAGATAAGGTTTGGGGAGAAGAATATTTTGTTGAAGCGAGGATGGTAGACGTATATATTAGAAGGTTGCGGGAAAAAATAGAGGCCGATCCTTCAAATCCACAAATATTAAAAACGAGGCGGGGATTTGGGTATGTTCTTGAGATTTAG
- the pstS gene encoding phosphate ABC transporter substrate-binding protein PstS, with protein sequence MKRILLSLLGVFLLVATVFYVAGCSSSNAPQSASQVKQLTGAGSTFVYPLFSKMFEEYKKEKGVEVNYQSIGSGGGINALKDGTTDFSASDAYMSEKEMQAVPGGVVTIADAAGAVSISYNIPGVNDLVLDGKAIADIYLGKIKDWNDPYLKKLNPGVNLPAKPIVVAHRSDGSGTTFIFTHYLSLISPDWKDTVGAGTSVKWPVGLGGKGSEGVTAIVKQNPYSIGYVELTYALQNNITTAKVKNKSGNIIAPTLESTKKAFEGVKLPSDMRALVLDTSNPEGYPITGFTFILLHKEMNYKGNTLARAKAVLNLVKWIITDGQKYCEPLDYVQLPKEAVDINMKNLESITWDGKPILTK encoded by the coding sequence ATGAAAAGAATTTTGCTTTCTTTATTAGGCGTTTTCTTACTTGTTGCTACAGTTTTTTATGTGGCTGGATGCTCTAGTTCCAATGCTCCTCAGTCGGCTTCCCAGGTAAAGCAGCTTACTGGTGCTGGTTCTACTTTTGTTTATCCTCTGTTTTCAAAGATGTTTGAGGAATATAAGAAAGAAAAAGGAGTAGAAGTTAATTATCAGTCAATAGGATCGGGAGGCGGTATTAACGCTCTTAAAGATGGTACTACTGACTTTTCTGCAAGCGATGCCTATATGTCAGAAAAAGAAATGCAGGCTGTGCCAGGTGGGGTGGTTACTATTGCAGATGCTGCGGGCGCTGTGTCAATCTCATACAACATTCCAGGAGTCAATGACCTTGTTTTAGACGGCAAGGCTATAGCTGATATATATCTTGGAAAGATTAAGGATTGGAATGACCCATATCTTAAAAAGCTTAACCCAGGCGTAAATCTTCCAGCCAAACCTATAGTGGTAGCCCACAGATCCGATGGTTCTGGAACGACATTCATTTTTACCCATTATCTTTCTCTTATAAGCCCTGACTGGAAGGATACAGTTGGTGCTGGAACCTCAGTTAAATGGCCAGTAGGCCTTGGTGGAAAAGGCAGTGAGGGCGTTACTGCTATTGTTAAACAGAATCCTTATTCAATAGGATATGTAGAACTAACCTATGCGCTTCAAAATAATATTACTACTGCAAAGGTAAAGAATAAATCAGGCAACATAATTGCTCCTACCCTCGAGAGTACAAAAAAGGCATTCGAAGGAGTAAAATTGCCTTCTGATATGAGGGCTCTTGTCCTTGATACTTCAAATCCTGAAGGCTATCCTATAACTGGATTTACTTTCATACTCTTACACAAAGAAATGAATTACAAGGGCAATACGCTGGCAAGGGCGAAGGCAGTGCTTAATCTGGTAAAGTGGATTATTACTGATGGGCAAAAGTATTGTGAACCTCTTGATTATGTTCAGCTTCCAAAGGAAGCGGTTGATATAAATATGAAGAATTTAGAGTCAATTACCTGGGATGGGAAGCCAATTCTTACAAAGTAA
- a CDS encoding SIR2 family NAD-dependent protein deacylase has product MSSDDYKKAADIVQEGEVVVFSGAGISTESGIPDFRSPTGLWNQENFISLASIDALYERRSEFIKFYRERLSKIKLASPNRSHEIVAKLEEIGLVTCVITQNIDRLHQKAGSKRVIEIHGNIEEAYCRTCKAIFPSSILDDVEMCPNCGGAIGPNVVLFGEAMPSSFNNAMNIIKQAKTCIVIGSSLSVYPAAAIPETALKFNSKLIIINKAKTHLDDFADVVFNESSSLVLEEIYKKLLV; this is encoded by the coding sequence ATGTCAAGCGATGACTATAAGAAAGCAGCTGATATTGTTCAAGAGGGAGAAGTAGTTGTATTCTCTGGTGCTGGCATTTCTACTGAGTCCGGCATACCAGATTTCAGATCTCCTACGGGACTATGGAACCAGGAAAACTTTATTTCGCTTGCATCTATAGACGCGCTATACGAAAGAAGAAGCGAATTTATTAAGTTTTATAGAGAAAGGCTCTCAAAGATAAAGCTTGCAAGCCCAAATAGATCACACGAAATAGTCGCAAAATTAGAAGAAATAGGACTTGTAACGTGTGTAATAACTCAAAATATTGATAGATTGCACCAAAAGGCAGGTTCTAAAAGAGTTATAGAAATACACGGCAATATAGAAGAGGCATATTGCAGAACCTGTAAAGCCATATTCCCATCAAGCATTTTAGATGACGTTGAAATGTGCCCAAATTGCGGCGGAGCAATTGGACCTAATGTTGTTCTATTTGGAGAAGCTATGCCATCTAGTTTTAACAATGCGATGAATATCATAAAACAGGCTAAAACCTGTATTGTTATAGGCTCAAGTTTAAGCGTTTATCCTGCAGCAGCTATTCCGGAAACAGCACTTAAGTTTAATTCAAAACTAATTATAATTAACAAAGCAAAAACTCACCTGGATGACTTTGCCGATGTTGTGTTCAACGAGAGTTCAAGTTTGGTTCTTGAAGAAATATACAAGAAGCTATTAGTTTAA
- a CDS encoding MBL fold metallo-hydrolase, giving the protein MQKKTGKKIITILVDNIVLSSRPANLLAEHGFSALIESEKQTFLYDTGSSGVALINNAHRLKKDLKNIDAIILSHNHSDHTGGLLTLLDYLRKDIKIYAHHNIFKKTFSKKTKKITFIGIPFTREMLESLGANFIFLDSPIKIDEDIFLSYQIEPSNNFEITDQNLLKLDEKGQLVSDTFEEDMSIYFKDDNRLSVLTGCAHMGVINIIEQGKRTTRCKELDAIIGGSHLGPASKEQQDKTIEALKILNPDRVAFTHCTGLEMISRCSNELKDRFIFSGVGSTFEV; this is encoded by the coding sequence ATGCAAAAAAAAACAGGTAAAAAAATAATAACAATTCTCGTAGATAATATAGTTCTTTCTTCCAGACCCGCCAATCTTCTTGCAGAACACGGATTTAGCGCTTTAATCGAATCCGAAAAACAAACCTTTCTCTACGATACTGGTTCAAGCGGCGTAGCCCTAATAAACAATGCGCACAGGCTTAAAAAGGATTTGAAAAATATCGATGCAATCATTCTCTCACATAATCACAGCGATCATACCGGTGGGCTTCTTACTTTGCTTGACTATCTTAGAAAGGACATAAAAATCTACGCTCACCACAATATTTTTAAGAAAACTTTTTCCAAAAAAACAAAGAAGATAACTTTTATAGGAATACCGTTTACCAGAGAAATGCTTGAATCTCTTGGAGCCAATTTTATATTTTTAGACTCACCAATCAAAATTGATGAAGACATATTTTTATCTTATCAGATAGAACCATCAAACAACTTTGAAATAACTGACCAAAATCTTTTAAAGCTCGATGAAAAAGGGCAATTAGTATCAGATACATTTGAAGAAGACATGAGTATATATTTTAAAGATGACAATAGACTATCCGTCCTGACAGGATGTGCCCATATGGGAGTAATAAATATTATTGAACAAGGCAAAAGAACAACGAGATGCAAGGAGTTAGACGCTATTATTGGGGGATCTCATCTTGGACCAGCATCTAAGGAACAACAGGACAAGACAATTGAAGCCCTAAAAATCTTGAATCCAGACAGAGTTGCCTTTACACACTGCACGGGACTTGAGATGATTTCAAGATGCTCAAACGAATTGAAGGATAGATTTATTTTTTCTGGCGTTGGCTCAACTTTCGAGGTGTAA
- a CDS encoding NAD(P)-dependent malic enzyme: protein MSLKEEALIFHRKTKGKICVESKSVIENVHDLSLAYSPGVAEPVKEIAFDPEMAYYYTSKWNMVAVVTDGSAILGLGNLGALASLPVMEGKAVLFKKFGGVDAFPICLNTKDTGKIIETVKLIEPVFGGVNLEDIGAPRCFEIERALRDELSIPVFHDDQHGTAVVTLAGLHNALKIVGKKLEEVKIVINGAGAAGISIAKLLVHMNAKNVILCDTKGTIYQERGQGMNPYKEEIAQFTNPEMIRGTLAEAMKGADVFIGVSVRDVVNQKMIKSMAKDPIIFACANPDPEIHPNAAKEAGAAVVATGRSDFPNQINNVLGFPGLFRGVLDVRARIINDDMNVAAAVAIADSVEDDKLTPEHIVPSPLDLEIYPRVAAAVARAAMKSGVARFAVLPIDVELNARKLLGLN, encoded by the coding sequence TTGTCTTTGAAAGAAGAAGCACTAATTTTTCATAGAAAAACTAAAGGAAAAATATGCGTTGAGAGCAAATCAGTCATTGAAAACGTTCACGATCTTTCTTTAGCCTACAGTCCGGGTGTAGCCGAACCAGTTAAAGAGATAGCTTTTGATCCAGAAATGGCATATTATTATACTTCAAAATGGAATATGGTAGCTGTAGTTACTGATGGAAGCGCTATTTTAGGTCTTGGGAATCTTGGGGCTCTGGCATCTTTGCCTGTTATGGAAGGGAAAGCAGTGTTATTTAAAAAATTTGGAGGGGTTGATGCTTTCCCAATCTGTTTGAATACAAAGGATACTGGGAAAATAATTGAGACAGTAAAGCTTATAGAACCAGTATTTGGAGGAGTAAATCTGGAAGACATCGGCGCTCCTAGGTGCTTCGAAATTGAAAGAGCACTTAGGGATGAACTCTCTATTCCAGTTTTTCATGACGATCAGCACGGTACGGCTGTAGTTACTTTGGCAGGTTTACACAATGCTTTAAAGATCGTTGGAAAGAAGTTAGAAGAAGTGAAAATAGTAATAAATGGGGCGGGTGCAGCGGGTATATCTATAGCAAAACTTCTCGTTCACATGAATGCTAAAAACGTAATACTTTGTGACACAAAGGGCACAATATATCAGGAGAGAGGGCAGGGGATGAACCCTTATAAGGAAGAGATCGCGCAATTTACGAATCCTGAAATGATAAGGGGGACGCTTGCAGAAGCCATGAAAGGGGCAGATGTATTTATAGGTGTCTCGGTTAGGGATGTAGTTAATCAGAAGATGATCAAGTCTATGGCAAAAGATCCCATAATATTTGCGTGCGCAAACCCAGATCCAGAAATACACCCAAATGCTGCAAAGGAAGCTGGAGCAGCGGTGGTTGCTACAGGAAGATCTGATTTTCCTAACCAGATAAACAATGTTTTGGGTTTCCCTGGTTTGTTTAGGGGAGTTCTTGATGTTAGAGCGAGGATAATAAACGACGATATGAATGTAGCAGCAGCAGTTGCAATTGCTGATTCTGTAGAAGATGACAAACTTACTCCAGAACACATAGTTCCGTCTCCATTGGATCTTGAGATATATCCTCGCGTAGCAGCAGCAGTTGCAAGAGCTGCAATGAAGTCTGGAGTAGCTAGATTTGCAGTTTTACCAATTGATGTCGAGCTTAATGCGCGTAAATTATTAGGACTTAATTAG
- the sdhA gene encoding succinate dehydrogenase flavoprotein subunit — translation MKDPKVLTEKVVDVPLRNIHKHDVVIIGTGLAGLWAAIKCKSAGLDTACMTKLSMPQRSHSTAAQGGIAASLGSLEEDYWEWHMFDTVKGSDFLADQDAAEILTRDAITIVREYEHMGAPFSRTPDGLIAQRKFGGHVKDFGRGGPVLRACYAADRTGHVLLHTLWQKALELGVRFYTEMFAISLISDGPKCAGVVTWDTKNGGLHAFKAKATLIATGGYGRAWKITATSYSYTADGQYMALRAGVPLEDMEFFQFHPTGLFDRGILMTEGCRGEGGYLINDLGERFMKNYAPEKMELAPRDIVSRAITSEIEAGRGINGGPYIYLDIRHLGAEIINTRLPQIREISIKFAGVDPIHEPIPIVPTAHYSMGGIPTDVDGRVLFDGKSQIFSGLYAAGECACVSVHGANRLGCNSTLDASVFGRRCGLTIVKDFANLEHLPLEEDSAKMAKEEIEFIWNQKGSIRPEEIRNELQTGMQNYVAVFREEKGLLKMISIIEDMHKKMKEMLISDKSLAYNTTLMEAMELRHLIAAAEAVTYGALNRTESRGAQARRDYPKRDDENWLKHTLYFRDESGFRFDYKDVRLTRFVPEERKY, via the coding sequence GTGAAAGATCCAAAAGTTTTAACCGAAAAGGTAGTGGATGTGCCGTTAAGAAATATCCACAAGCACGATGTTGTTATAATTGGGACGGGTCTTGCAGGTCTTTGGGCTGCTATAAAGTGTAAGAGTGCGGGACTTGATACCGCATGTATGACGAAGCTTTCTATGCCACAAAGATCGCATTCGACTGCTGCTCAGGGGGGTATAGCTGCTAGTTTGGGAAGCTTAGAAGAAGATTATTGGGAATGGCATATGTTTGATACTGTTAAGGGATCTGACTTCTTGGCAGATCAGGATGCTGCTGAGATCTTAACAAGGGACGCTATTACTATTGTTAGAGAATACGAACATATGGGCGCTCCATTTTCCAGAACTCCTGATGGGCTTATTGCTCAGAGAAAATTTGGTGGCCATGTGAAAGACTTTGGAAGAGGGGGCCCTGTTTTAAGGGCATGTTATGCTGCTGATAGAACGGGTCACGTACTTCTTCATACTCTCTGGCAGAAGGCGCTGGAATTGGGAGTTAGGTTTTATACTGAAATGTTTGCAATAAGCCTTATATCTGATGGCCCAAAATGTGCTGGAGTAGTTACATGGGACACAAAGAATGGAGGTCTTCACGCTTTTAAAGCAAAAGCCACTCTTATTGCTACTGGAGGTTATGGTAGAGCGTGGAAGATTACTGCTACCTCTTACTCATACACTGCTGATGGTCAATATATGGCTTTGAGAGCAGGTGTTCCACTTGAGGATATGGAATTTTTCCAATTTCATCCTACAGGCTTATTTGACAGGGGTATTCTTATGACAGAAGGTTGTAGAGGAGAAGGTGGGTATCTAATAAACGATCTGGGTGAGAGATTTATGAAAAATTATGCTCCAGAAAAGATGGAGTTAGCACCGAGAGATATAGTAAGTAGAGCTATAACAAGCGAAATAGAGGCTGGAAGAGGTATAAATGGAGGACCATACATATATCTTGATATTAGACATTTGGGCGCTGAAATAATAAATACAAGACTACCACAAATAAGAGAGATATCAATAAAGTTTGCTGGAGTTGACCCTATACATGAACCTATACCAATAGTGCCTACTGCACATTATTCTATGGGTGGAATACCTACGGACGTAGATGGAAGAGTTTTGTTTGACGGCAAATCACAAATTTTTTCAGGCCTGTACGCTGCAGGGGAATGCGCGTGTGTAAGCGTTCATGGTGCGAATAGACTTGGATGTAACTCTACCCTTGATGCATCTGTATTTGGTAGACGTTGTGGTTTAACTATTGTTAAAGATTTTGCAAATCTTGAACACTTGCCCCTTGAAGAGGATAGCGCTAAGATGGCAAAAGAAGAGATAGAGTTTATATGGAATCAGAAAGGATCAATAAGACCTGAGGAAATAAGAAACGAGCTTCAGACCGGCATGCAAAATTATGTTGCAGTTTTTAGGGAAGAAAAAGGACTTTTAAAAATGATATCCATTATAGAAGATATGCATAAAAAGATGAAAGAGATGCTTATTAGCGATAAGTCTCTTGCATATAACACTACTCTAATGGAGGCAATGGAGCTAAGACATCTGATAGCTGCAGCCGAAGCTGTAACGTATGGAGCTTTAAACAGAACAGAATCAAGAGGTGCTCAAGCAAGGCGAGATTATCCAAAAAGAGATGATGAAAACTGGCTTAAACATACTTTGTATTTTAGAGATGAATCTGGTTTTAGGTTTGATTACAAGGATGTCAGGCTTACTAGATTTGTCCCTGAAGAGAGAAAGTATTAG
- a CDS encoding succinate dehydrogenase iron-sulfur subunit, which produces MGNLYKLTIFRYDPDSNKTSTSKYEVEVTESHWTLLDVFKYIKNNLDDTLTFRYSCGQGICGSCAVTVNGKSILACETQMKFLDSFDLVIEPLRGFPVIRDLVVDHSLLDEKVRRVMPWLVCKKDPESDKERFQSVDDRAKLDGLYECIICGSCVAACPTFWKNKTFLGPQALLYACRFMLDSRDEGKNERFEILADKDGIYGCHTIFNCMEVCPKELNPGKAILELRKMFMNEEF; this is translated from the coding sequence GTGGGAAACTTATATAAGCTTACAATTTTCAGATACGATCCAGATTCTAACAAAACATCAACCAGTAAATATGAGGTTGAGGTTACTGAGAGCCACTGGACGTTACTTGACGTTTTTAAATATATAAAAAATAACCTTGATGATACTCTTACCTTTAGGTATTCTTGTGGTCAGGGTATTTGTGGTTCATGTGCAGTGACTGTAAACGGGAAAAGTATTCTAGCCTGTGAAACTCAAATGAAGTTTTTGGATAGCTTTGACCTTGTAATTGAACCTCTTAGGGGATTTCCTGTGATAAGAGATTTGGTTGTAGACCATAGTCTGCTGGATGAAAAGGTTAGGAGAGTAATGCCCTGGCTGGTTTGTAAAAAAGATCCGGAATCTGATAAGGAAAGGTTCCAATCTGTTGATGATAGAGCAAAACTTGATGGTCTTTATGAATGCATAATTTGTGGTTCGTGTGTCGCAGCCTGTCCTACCTTCTGGAAAAACAAAACATTCTTAGGTCCACAGGCCCTTTTATATGCCTGTAGGTTTATGCTGGATTCCAGGGACGAGGGGAAAAACGAGAGATTCGAAATACTTGCTGATAAAGACGGCATATATGGATGTCATACTATATTTAACTGTATGGAGGTCTGTCCTAAAGAACTCAATCCGGGGAAAGCTATACTTGAGTTGAGGAAGATGTTTATGAACGAAGAATTTTAA
- a CDS encoding FAD-dependent oxidoreductase: protein MPIKERVKLRELLPEDRICNYNEIALGLNEKELEYEANRCLQCKKPSCIKGCPAGLNIPRFIKLAREKKFNEALSEILEVNPFSATCARVCPYGFQCEGSCVLNKTGRPIAIGAIHRFISDYGEYQMKMVNESERINGKVAIIGGGTAGLSAAFELSRHGVDVDIYESRPVIGGLARACIPPYRLAREVLDREIVYILSHGAKIKNNISVGKDIPLNDFLDMYDYVILAVGASKCWSLRLLSNEGKDFFAYSAIEFIENYMFRKKVFDRGLKILIIGGGNTAIDVGRISIREGLNPLIVYRRGKEQMPALPKEIEEAEEEGVKFKFFEVPKRAIIENNKLKGIEALKAKLGPPDESGRPSFEVVEGSEHFIEGDVLVSAIGQEVDTEVLTGCDIHLERGLLPYDFGGKYKDKVFPCGDAVSGPSVVVKAMRSGLEVARKVIGKLKESTF from the coding sequence ATGCCTATTAAAGAAAGAGTGAAGTTAAGAGAGCTTTTACCAGAAGACAGGATATGTAACTACAACGAGATAGCTTTGGGATTAAATGAAAAAGAATTGGAATATGAGGCCAATAGATGTCTTCAGTGCAAGAAACCAAGTTGTATAAAGGGTTGCCCTGCAGGGTTGAATATACCAAGGTTTATAAAACTTGCTAGAGAGAAGAAATTTAACGAAGCGCTCTCTGAGATACTCGAGGTAAATCCGTTTAGCGCGACTTGTGCTAGAGTTTGCCCTTATGGCTTTCAATGTGAGGGGAGTTGCGTTTTAAATAAGACAGGTAGACCTATAGCGATAGGAGCTATTCACAGATTTATATCTGATTACGGTGAATATCAAATGAAGATGGTAAATGAGAGCGAAAGGATAAATGGTAAAGTTGCAATTATTGGGGGTGGCACTGCAGGTTTAAGCGCTGCTTTTGAACTTTCGAGGCATGGAGTAGACGTTGATATTTATGAATCCAGGCCAGTAATAGGAGGGCTTGCGCGCGCATGCATCCCGCCTTATAGACTTGCAAGAGAAGTTCTAGATAGAGAAATAGTATACATACTCTCTCATGGGGCTAAGATAAAAAATAATATATCTGTTGGTAAAGATATCCCCCTTAATGATTTTTTGGATATGTACGATTACGTTATTCTTGCAGTTGGAGCAAGCAAATGTTGGTCTTTAAGGCTTTTGTCTAATGAAGGGAAAGACTTTTTCGCCTATTCAGCAATAGAGTTTATTGAAAACTATATGTTCAGGAAAAAGGTTTTTGACAGAGGATTGAAAATTCTTATTATAGGTGGTGGCAACACCGCAATAGATGTGGGCAGGATATCAATAAGAGAGGGACTTAATCCATTAATTGTTTATAGAAGAGGAAAGGAACAAATGCCTGCCCTTCCAAAAGAAATAGAAGAAGCAGAAGAAGAAGGTGTAAAATTCAAATTTTTTGAAGTCCCAAAGAGAGCTATAATTGAGAATAACAAGTTAAAGGGGATAGAGGCATTAAAGGCGAAGTTAGGGCCACCAGACGAAAGCGGTAGGCCTAGTTTTGAGGTTGTTGAAGGCAGTGAACACTTTATAGAAGGAGATGTTCTGGTTTCCGCTATAGGTCAGGAGGTTGACACTGAAGTTTTAACGGGTTGCGATATTCATCTAGAAAGAGGTTTGTTGCCATACGACTTTGGTGGAAAATACAAAGATAAAGTTTTTCCTTGTGGCGATGCAGTCAGTGGGCCGTCGGTGGTTGTAAAGGCTATGAGAAGTGGACTTGAAGTTGCGAGAAAGGTCATAGGGAAACTTAAAGAGAGCACTTTCTAG
- a CDS encoding fumarate hydratase: MRDLSVELIEDAVKELVMDANYNAPEDVKKAFDIALEREESEVGKKIFLEFKENHKLASREKLGICQDTGLAVVFLYIGQDVHLVGKDIYDAINRGVERGYAEGYLRKSTCDPFTRKNLGTNTPAIVHVKFIPGDKVKIVVMPKGGGAENMSALKMFAPSAGLEGVMDFVVETVEKAGPNPCPPTIVGVGVGGNFEYVAFLAKRALLRPVGSKNPDRRLSRIEEELLERINKLGIGPMGLGGRITSLAVHLEVEPCHIASLPVAVNIECNAHRHKSIEL; the protein is encoded by the coding sequence ATGAGAGATTTATCTGTTGAGTTAATTGAAGATGCTGTAAAAGAGTTAGTTATGGATGCTAACTATAATGCTCCTGAAGACGTTAAAAAGGCTTTTGATATTGCTCTTGAAAGGGAAGAATCTGAGGTAGGGAAAAAGATATTTCTTGAGTTTAAGGAGAATCATAAATTGGCATCTCGAGAAAAGCTTGGCATTTGCCAGGATACAGGTCTTGCTGTGGTATTTTTATATATTGGGCAAGACGTACACCTTGTTGGTAAAGACATATATGATGCAATTAATAGGGGTGTAGAGAGAGGGTATGCTGAAGGTTATTTAAGGAAATCAACTTGTGATCCTTTCACAAGAAAGAATTTAGGTACCAATACCCCAGCAATAGTTCATGTGAAATTCATTCCGGGAGATAAAGTAAAAATTGTTGTTATGCCAAAGGGTGGTGGCGCAGAAAACATGAGTGCTCTAAAGATGTTTGCTCCGTCGGCTGGTCTTGAGGGAGTTATGGACTTTGTAGTTGAAACCGTTGAAAAAGCTGGGCCTAATCCTTGCCCACCTACTATTGTAGGAGTTGGAGTGGGTGGTAATTTTGAGTATGTAGCCTTTCTGGCAAAAAGAGCTCTTCTTAGACCTGTAGGTTCAAAAAATCCCGACAGGAGGCTAAGTCGCATAGAAGAGGAATTGCTTGAGAGGATAAATAAACTTGGGATTGGGCCTATGGGGCTTGGAGGCAGAATAACGTCTCTTGCTGTTCATTTGGAGGTTGAACCCTGTCACATAGCATCTTTACCTGTAGCGGTAAATATAGAGTGTAACGCTCACAGGCATAAGAGCATAGAATTGTAA
- a CDS encoding ImmA/IrrE family metallo-endopeptidase, whose product MNKEDYCKIYPPVLPLIERFPDLINLVKPIETILEENGIEVSSIDFPSIMGLCVKKGARSFIGYKEGVANYIKEEILLHELTHLVLHNENTLCLVGDMTSKLELEAWKVTAVILIPKKFKFESTKDEDFYAENYLTFEEGLIRSPMLINLRNSMRL is encoded by the coding sequence ATGAATAAAGAGGATTACTGTAAAATATACCCGCCTGTTTTGCCATTGATTGAAAGGTTTCCAGATTTGATTAATTTGGTTAAACCTATTGAGACAATACTTGAAGAAAACGGCATTGAGGTATCATCTATAGATTTTCCCTCTATTATGGGACTGTGTGTCAAGAAGGGTGCAAGGTCATTTATCGGATATAAAGAGGGTGTGGCAAATTACATTAAAGAGGAAATATTGTTGCACGAGCTGACCCATTTAGTTTTGCATAATGAAAATACTCTTTGTCTTGTAGGAGATATGACAAGCAAGCTTGAACTTGAAGCATGGAAGGTTACCGCTGTAATACTAATACCGAAAAAATTTAAGTTTGAGAGCACTAAAGATGAAGATTTTTATGCAGAAAATTACCTGACCTTTGAAGAAGGATTAATTAGGTCTCCAATGCTTATAAACTTAAGAAATTCTATGAGGCTATAA